aatgtaaaaaattgcacatattttgggCGCATCAAATTCATACGTATACTATTGGCGGTCGatcaacatattttcacatacagtttacAACTTTTAAAGAaagggcaccttggttttccccactaaatttcaaaaaattcaaaacccATGCgaataaaaaaagttgatgcgTCTGGGCCCAGAGGCACGGAcgcgatcttgacataggactgtaatTGTGTGTATTAATTGCATTAATtgtatttgagtttttttcattattcataatttgtattttcgtctttttagataaatcaaatggaagtcatgaacatatgcgtgagtataccttttcgaacttctaaatcagcagccggttaaattcattaattgcattctttacataaccaaaaaacatgctcgatataatgACATCCTAGACCACAActccataaattgttagtagcaagacctacacgttaaacgtgaattgagcacttcaatctaataaaatttctATCGACGTTTAACCTTTTGAGCCAGGCTCTCGTGAAATCTTTGGGGAgtatagagtgaaatcatccAATATCAAATTCAAGATCATTCCTAAATCATCCTTCCATTGATTCCGACAACTGATAGatgcctaaagggtgtgtcacatcaaattgcatcacggaaaaaacgctgtagaaattaaatttttaggaattatatcttcagctttcgcttataatcagataagagtgtatagatcacgttggccatgcttcactgtcaatttttcgtaaatttggaaaaatgtcgtcgaacgaaaaagagcgtcgtgaattaatcctgcgcactcatttcgagaatccggagttgtcacatcgggacatcggtaagatgctgggaatcgtccaatccacggtcagcagagtactaaaatgatacttcgagaaccaaaccatcgaccggaaggtgaagaacggcaaaaatggatgctccgtcagtgaaaaagatcacaagcgcgtagttaagcagtttagacgtgatccgagaagttcggtccgggatgtcgccaataagctgaatttgtcaagttcattcgtccagcggaccaagcagcgggagggcctgcatacatacaaggttcagaaggctcctaaccgcgacgaaaggcaaaacatggtggggaagacgcgagcccggaagctgtacaccaaaatgctgacgaagccgcattgcctggtaatggacgacgaaacctacgtcaaagcggactttcgtcagctgccgggcctgttgttcttctccgcagaggacaaattcagcgttccggaggagattcgcaagcagaaactatccaagtttgccaaaaagtaaatggtgtggcaagcgatctgctcttgcggaaagtggagcgcccccttcgtgatgaccggcacggtaaacgggcaggtttaccttaaggagtgcctacagaagcgcttactaccattattgaagcagcacgagggcccgaccatcttctggccggatctcgcttcgtgccactattcaaaggacgtgttggagtggtacgaagccaacggggtcaccttcgtgccaaaggaaatgaactcgcccaacgcgccggagcttcgcccaatagtgaaatattgggcgattatgaagcaggccctccggaagaacccaaaagttgtcaaatcggaggcggacttcaagagaaaatggatttctgttcaaaaaaactacaacctgacgttgtacagaaccttatggacggggtaaagaggaaggtgcgagcatacgggcttgggctcgaagtatgaataaaaagaaaatgccaaaagttgtttaatagtttttattttactgtctaaaattttcaaaaggatcggtctactgggcgaatttctacagcgttttttccgtgatgcaatttgatgtgacacaccctttagtaaaaTCTTTTACTGAAAAGatatcataaattttttttcatgaattgaTGATTCTCGATGAACCACTGGGCAGTTTCGAAAACTTGattaaattctgtacaagaaaAAATTATTGCCCTAAACGCTGCAAATAAAACTGTTATTGACGAATTATATGaaaactcgtcttaggagttggcagcaccatctgagATATCAGAACAACGTTGagagtgtaaagacattggtcatttaagcaactttgcataattgaaatatacaaaaaagAGCTAGACTACTTTTGGACAAGGACCAAAATCttgaaaactataatacctcTGAAAATATGATCAAAGAATGGTATGTAGGAATTaggattttctgaaaaaaaaaataccaaattcaaaaaaatacactgttaaataattcaaaattgaaaattattttcctcaaaaacgtaaggttttaattttcttcaaaaaaatatgaaaagacTTGCAGCTTCCCACAAGTCATCTGTAAAACGAAGAAGGACCccgttaatttttttaaataataattttctcatgttttctttcaaaaaataacaattaaTCCAAATTTTGATTAAAGTCAAATAACAATGTAGTGCATTCGACACAGTTTAAGATCTTATCAAAATATGAGCTTTTGTAGAAGACGTCAACTTAATATCTTTTATAGTTCCTGGAATTTATGGCGTTtctgtatggagactcctgaaaaaatatgttttactcgtaacatttttgtgtgtaaattctaacGTTTaaaatgttcttgacatgtttctaaatataaAAAGGTTTGCGAAACGTTTTAATCGCGACAATTTACGCATACAAATGTTGCGAGTTAAGcattagtagtaattttttcaaagaaatgttgaaaagggttgttgttaggaaaactGTTTTCCCTGTAGCAGTGTCCTTTTTCTGATGTATAggtgacttgttggtaattataTGGGCTATTATAActaattataacttttttttcaattttcaaaataattttgttttaatgaaacttcttttttaaatttgtttcatatatttgattgaaaacttaaataatttcTTCCATTTCATTATTTAActatatataaaataattttaattttagaaacaactttcaatgaattttttttaatttgttttatatatttGATTAAAAACTTGAGTAATTTCCTTCATTTCATTATTAAActaacattttgtaggtcttatagctATTGAGTTGTTATTTCTAgaaaaaagtttcaaaaaattcaaaatttcaaatttcaaacatcaCTTAGAAACTAAAAGAACTGTAACATGTTGGTTGAAAAAGTAGAAAATTATTtacgttttctttaaaaaatatcaatcaaatttgaaagaaaatcatTCTCTATTTCCaacttcaaaatttcaatttcatttatttttcagtgtaatttaaaaaaatgaaatttcaatcaattttctcaattttctacatttcatcctttcatCCATTTCAAAAAGTAGCTCAATTTATTGTTGTATATTTCaactatgcaaagttgcttaaatgaccttTACACTCATAACGTGTCACTTCAATTTGAGATATcactgccaatggccagtcgagttggcatgcaaTTCGTATATTGgtcctttttttaaattgttgttgtggaaaatttcaataaattttcaTTCGTCGAAGTTATAATTTGACCTTGTACTTACTTTAATCAAGTTTTCAAAAGTAACGGTTTGCTGAGCGAGCATCatttaataaaaaattgttctacCAAAGCCTcagaaaagaaacaaaaaatcgaattaatttcaatgaagattttagTTCATGTCCAACGAATTCACAATGTTTGATAGGCATCATAGATTATCAAAAATAATGATGGGATTATATATTAAGCTTTACCTCATCATAGCATTGATTCATAGTGTATTGTTGTGCCAATGTTGTAGCAGAAATGCATACAATACAGTTGAGTGAATTATCAACAGCTGAACAATGTCTGACATAACAGCACCAAATAATAAATTGTAAACAATAAACAGATGAAGCAACCATCTCCATGTCTGCTATGTGTGAAACACAAGGGACTCAGCCAACATATATTTGTAAATACAAATCCTAATTTAATGATTACTAAagccgtttttttttatttcaaagtttAACAAACTCCAGTAAATGTAATTCACATATTTCAGTGATGCGAATAGAGATTGGAGTTGGCGTAGCTAGTGGCATGTCCATCATGATGTTTTCCATGGAATGATTCTCCTCCCACGAATCCATGTCCATGTTCGTGTCCGCCAAATCCACCCTCGTGACCGTGTCCATACACCTGCGGGTGATGAGCGTGTCCAACCCGCTTCACGTGAGCCTGGAATCCGTTGTGCTTGTCGGCAGTGTACTCTACAATGCGTTTGGTGCCATCCGGTTCGTAAAGGGAGTACTGACCCTTCACAACATCTCCATCACGATGCTCCCACTGTTGTTTATTATCTCCCGTTTTGTGGTCCTTGACGCCGTACTCGAATTTGTACTTTGGATAAGTGTGATGGTCCTTATGCTCATGACCTCCGTAGCCACCGTCCCAGTGAGCCGAAACGACCACTCCAAGAACAACAACAGACAACACAATCAGCTGAAGAAAACAGATTAGAGAATTTTACGATACTGTGGAACAAACTTTACAATTTTAACATACCTTAACCATGGTGAATGGATCTACTCGATTGAGTGATTGAAATAAATCTGATGTCCTACGATACTTTAGAAAGACCATTTATATCTTATTTGGATACCAATCATTCCACTGCTGTTTCGATTAGGCCTTCGCATACAGTTATTCTTATGTTTGACAAATTGATTAGAAATCGATTCACCTGAATGATCGAATTCTAGCGTGCTGAGCGTTATTTGAAACGCTGAGAGTTATAGGAGGGAAAGAGTTGTAGCTAATAATGAGCACTGAATTTCGCATCAATTTGTTACAGGTGTGGTTCAATTATAACAGCTTAATTCAATACAATTCGGAACGATATTGAATGAACTGGTTGGTTTTCAGCATATCGTGACCGGAAAACGAGTTTTGattaaattaaaacaaattcatttttcaatcatttgtttgatttgaaacTACATCGCAGTGCATTAGTTGAAAGAAACACTAATCGAAATTGTATAAATTCATCAACAGCAGATACGTTGACCATCagagaacattttctgttcgaACCAAGAGGATCAAAACAACTCAAATATGTTCAAGGTATGTTAAATTTTATACGGTGACATAGTGGCAGTTCGTCTTATAGATCATCTCGCAGATTATTGTAGCCCTCGCTTTGTTCGCCGCCGTCGCGGCTCAATGGGAGCATGGATATGGCCATGATCATAAGGATCATCACGCTTACCCTAAATACAAATTTGAGTACGGCGTTAAGGATCACAAGACCGGTGATAATAAACAACAATGGGAGCATCGTGATGGAGATGTCGTGAAGGGTCAGTACTCGCTGTATGAGCCGGATGGTACAAAACGTATTGTGGATTACACTTCCGACAAGCACAACGGATTCCAGGCTCACGTGAAGCGAGTAGGACATGCTCATCATCCAGAACACTATGGACATCACGAAGGAGGCGAATTTGGAGGAAAATCATATTACGGACACGGATATGGCCATGGTTACGCTAGCAGCTATGTCAATTCAAATCTTTACTCACATCACTGATTAACGCGATGGCAAGGCGTGGTTCTGGAATATTATTTGGTAGCTATGAAATTGAGTTGTATGAATTGTTTACTTCTTTCCCAAAGGCATTGAATTGAAGATAGTTGGAATAAATTATTGGAAGTTTTACTTATTTTCTTAGTTTCTTGGTCGATTCCGAAATAAATCgaaacacagaaaaaaatatgtgtcTTTGGTGGAgttgaaaaatatgtatttccTCAACGAAGGaaggatttaatttttttgtttgatttagTTGTTTGGTTAAATTTTGTTCGATTTGGTTGTGCTCATTATTTTTTCACTCATGACGGAAAACTCTGAACATTAGTGAAAACCAGTATTTTCGGGAATTTTCTATAGATAATTTCTGATTCATTCCAGGAAAGCATTGATTTTGAAACTACCAGAAAAAGATTGTTTTTTCGTAGTGTTCGGTTCTATCGGGTTGATTGAATACGATATCGTTCGGCTCGTCTTCGAAGATGTTCGGCCTTCGTCTGGTGAACTCGACTGGGTTTCAACTACTGTTGTGTAGAGCGAAATAGTGCAGAACTCGGGAGTTCAAATCGTTGTTAAAATTTGACAGAACTTACTTTCAATTTAAGTTGATATTAAGTTAAATGTTTACATTTGCTTATGTTTTTCGCTATTTCTCATTTTGGACTCATTcatttattactagctgacccggcaaacgttgttctgtcataaaaaaatatttctagtgaatatgttggttgttaAATAGATAATGATTATTGTATTGTAAGTGCACTTAAATGTTCTAACGATCTACATATACGAGAAACGCTCGTGACTTTTGTGTTCatacttgtgtttgacataccgaggaataGAGCACTGATTCACTTGCGCACTGATTCACTTACCGACACTGCAGAAACGACGAGAATTTCTCCAGAGACTGCTGATTTTCGACCTTCTTAACAACAATCCTGACTGTGCTGAAGTTTTGGGCAAGCTTCGAATCAACGCTCCAGGTAGAACAACCAGAcaatttgttttcttccggcaagCAGCACATCGTACTCTATACGGACAGAATAATCCCTTGGATGTTTGTTGCCAACGGTTCAATGAAGtgtatcatttgtttgaattcgatatGTCCAGAAATGTGTTTGTTATAAGGActcaataattgaattttagtctgtccgacaatttcttggcgaagactgaataaataaataaaaatagagcaCCAAGTCAATGACCGCCGACAAAAAACAGAAACCATTCCTTTTGCTAATTCGATTTATTTCATTAACGAATCTGACATGCTTGTTCTCATGAACGTGAAatgtaacaaaaaaaactatttttgtcgtaaagtagagaCAATCAATAAagagaataaataaaaattacaattgttgttgcaaatgtatttgttgctcttcatcgaaccacaaaactcatcattgatATGAGCATTtcatgttttgctcagctgtgGCGAATATGGTACTAACCGATGATTTTCAATGTCAATGTCTACGTTGTTGATTTTTGTGGATGATTGTCCATcattatcagtatttcttcgttgatgtaTTGGACATCCACAATATCGAACAATAACCCATATTATCTCATTAGCAGACCCGGAAGCATTTTCAAATTGTtggaatttgaatgaaataatactAAAATATTAAATACTTAGCAGAAATAATCCTGACACTAACTTaacatttttttctataaatctccttgTATTTGCGCCAAAACATTAGGTATAatgtaaaataattatcagagaaaatttccgttcaatatttttccctACCTGTAGAGAATGTATCATTGTGTTAGAAAGAACACATAATAGATTTATAATGTTTGTGTTTAATGCGTGTTTATTTGGCTCAAAAATTTGTAACACATTTCGCTCTActgaaatggaacacgaagctcaatgacgtcCATATTGCATTGCTTttcaaggttgccacatttgcacaacccgattggacttaagtcgaacggattacagaatgtgATATTACAATTGATTCGGATGATTTTGACTCGATCGGATTGCAGAATACGGGTGTGTAGTAGACGTAGACACATCTGGATTTTTttgaggaaattacactatcgatttcttCATAGCGTATTTTATCGACGATCCAGAATAAAAATGTGCATATGAAGTAATCCTTGCGTTTGCCATCCACCCGAATACATCCAACAAGGTGTGGGACCCAATAAgtgtaatgttgtaatgaaGTTCATTCTcaatttcattctttttttgttcgaaCATACTTTCTGTCATGTCAATGCATGCGTTTTGGCCTagtaatagcaaaggctgtgtcggcattgctcatgatagcgtctcgtaaGTGAGTGTATTTTTCCTCACTAATAATctagaatcgcagtcgttcgcacTCCACCTCTATATCATTCGCAAGTAATTCTACGTTGTGATGGTATATGTTAGGAACCTTAGGAACTTTATTACAATTGAAAAATACGATAGAGAATGTCGTTTGAatggtgtgtgtcaacgatgaacttgagattattatttcttcttcgaatcacaatttctcgcggcACTGAGCAGTCGCCTACCATGATTTTAGCAATATCTTCAAAAAACATTCGCATGGAATGTATACACGTGTTCTCCATCCGGTGTTTTATTAGGgttgatgacaataacgtgatGGTCAGTTTTCGATCCGCGCATGTacgatttgaagaatttcaataattcattatgtttatCCGAAATATCTTCCAGTTCGCCGGACTTGTTCATGGCTTTAGCAGAATTGAGGTTATTGGcgcatgtgtggatgaaagcTCGAAGTATCGGACATATTGCCATCTGTCTTTTAACAAGGGTCCAAAaccaacaagggaaaaaaacttttgaggttatatgtatttctatgtcaaatttaataaaaaaaaagttgatttgttTCTGTATATGGCCACCCTAATCAGTACTAAACATACGGTAATCGATACCCTAGTGGTATCATATACAGTTTACGTCCTATTATCATGCCTACTAAATTTTATGTgcttatttttatgaaaatcgttcgagccgtttcggaggagttcgaccacgaacatcttgacacgagatttttatatatataaatatagaaaatttattatttattagttattatttattatttattatttattatttattatttattatttattatttattatttattatttagtatttgttatttgttatttgttttttattatttattatttattattcattatttattgtttattgtttattgtttattatttattcttttcacattactgaatcattttttctgaatttttgtcttcttcaataatttcattatttaaaattaatcattaatttagaaaaaaaatccttcattgTAACATTGTCTTTGGTTTCTCTTCCTCGTGATGTCTTGTAAATGCTCTAGAACAGgggttttcagttttttttatggcagcgCACTTTTTATACCAAAAacatttgacggagcacctacatttttgaatcaataaaacaaatcctatttgcattgacatCACCCAACTGGGTAAaactctatttcggttgcgCATCGCAGTTACACTACATCTGAACCGAAGaaaacaagataaatcactatatgtccagtgaaattaaattaaagaatgTTTTTCTTCAAGGCGAGTTTTCAAccgggagcatttgctataacttcgcagagcacaaatttcccgtgGAGCACCgtttgaaaacccctgctctAGAATATCGATGTGTTGCTCCATTGCCTCCTATAAATTGATATCAAACTAATATGATTGTCCTTTTATAGTTCGAAAGGTTATTCAAAGTCAAAGAATGTATATCTCTATCAAACAAAACTAATTTCAAGTTTATTATACTGCAATAGAATATATTGTTTCATTGGTCGGATATTGAAGTGTTAGAGAATTAATGACTCCATTTCATAGAAGTAAGTATCTTTCAAgatatatttttaatgaatttcaacatttcattCGACGATTCGATTTTATGGCGACTGCTTGATTTTTCGGCTCTGTTTTACGTGTATGATCTACGTGATCCAAATAAATGGATCATAATTGGATTTAAAAGACAAccaattctaaaaaataaattattttattaatagAAAAGTGAAACTGTATCTTTTTTCGTAACCTTGAAGATATAATGCGCAACACTGCCTTCTCTACACCTAAactagcgttttttttttatttaaatcgtttatttttacaggctcagttacataggtttaaaggagccgaactccttactgtattgttaatagtatatatacatttttccttaattctaatgttaataatataggaaaccgatcactcgcggtcggctcgagtttagaagggtgacatattttcttcaggaaaaggaggggatatgaggatatattgacaatgatcacactcacacactcaatcacactcatcacactcaattcttaaacctatcttatatctaatatgtatttacatttcatcttattcttaagaagggatccgatctctcacaaaggaaaaggaaaaggaaaaactaagtgtataaggacaatcacacacgaagatcgatagctttaaggaatgcATATAAACTAGCGtaggcagaaaacatttcatcttcggcagaaaaactGCTTTTTCGTGTactaaatgaacaaataaaagcatctgtttcaaaagcttcaaaatatttaa
The Toxorhynchites rutilus septentrionalis strain SRP chromosome 2, ASM2978413v1, whole genome shotgun sequence genome window above contains:
- the LOC129766778 gene encoding adult-specific cuticular protein ACP-20-like, whose product is MVKLIVLSVVVLGVVVSAHWDGGYGGHEHKDHHTYPKYKFEYGVKDHKTGDNKQQWEHRDGDVVKGQYSLYEPDGTKRIVEYTADKHNGFQAHVKRVGHAHHPQVYGHGHEGGFGGHEHGHGFVGGESFHGKHHDGHATSYANSNLYSHH
- the LOC129766779 gene encoding adult-specific cuticular protein ACP-20-like, translated to MFKIISQIIVALALFAAVAAQWEHGYGHDHKDHHAYPKYKFEYGVKDHKTGDNKQQWEHRDGDVVKGQYSLYEPDGTKRIVDYTSDKHNGFQAHVKRVGHAHHPEHYGHHEGGEFGGKSYYGHGYGHGYASSYVNSNLYSHH